The following proteins are co-located in the Triticum aestivum cultivar Chinese Spring chromosome 1A, IWGSC CS RefSeq v2.1, whole genome shotgun sequence genome:
- the LOC123059023 gene encoding protein ESMERALDA 1 produces the protein MQGQQVYSRLGSFGGAAPGTPSPPPPPSPSPVRGGGGSGRRTPGKSGAARGSQEAAAAAAGAAGWGAAARRAAWALLAALLRRQAVFLFAPLLYVAAMLLYMGSLPLDVVPRIITRSAPGSVYRSPQLYARLRPDMDADNSTDALATVWRQTYKGGVWRPCIHNLTNSLPESNGYIYVEANGGLNQQRTSICNAVAIAGFLNATLIIPNFHFHSIWKDPSKFRDIYDEEHFVKRLQNDVRVVNKVPDFIMERFGHNLSNVFNFKIKAWSSSKYYKDVVLPKLVEERLIRISPFANRLSFDAPPVVQRLRCLVNFEALKFSNPIATLSETLISRMTEKSAESNGKYIAVHLRFEEDMVAFSCCVYDGGDEEKKEMDVAREIGWRGKFTKRGKVIRPGVIRMNGKCPLTPLEVGLMLRGMGFSNKTAIYLASGKIYKSEKTMAPLLEMFPLLQTKETLASDEELAPFKNYSSRMAALDYSVCTYSEVFVTTQGGNFPHFLMGHRRYLYGGHSKTIKPDKRRLAILFDNPRIGWKSLKRHLLNMRAHSDAKGVEMKRPNESIYTFPCPDCMCRLNKTTHSKPILHTR, from the exons ATGCAGGGCCAGCAGGTGTACAGCCGCCTCGGGAGcttcggcggggcggcgccgggcacgccgtccccgcccccgcccccgtccccgtcccccgtgcgcggcggcggcggctcggggagGCGGACGCCGGGGAAGTCCGGCGCGGCGAGGGGGtcccaggaggcggcggcggcggcggcgggggccgccggGTGGGGCGCCGCGGCCAGGCGGGCGGCGTGGGCGCTGCTCGCCGCGCTGCTGCGGCGgcaggccgtcttcctcttcgcgCCGCTGCTCTACGTCGCCGCCATGCTGCTCTACATGGGCTCGCTCCCGCTCGACGTCGTGCCGCGGATCATCACGCGCTCCGCCCCCGGCTCCGTCTACCGCAGCCCCCAGCTGTACGCGCGCCTCCGCCCCGACATGGACGCCGACAACTCCACCGACGCG TTAGCAACTGTATGGAGGCAAACCTACAAAGGTGGTGTTTGGCGACCTTGCATACACAATCTGACAAACA GTTTGCCTGAATCAAATGGCTACATATATGTGGAGGCAAATGGTGGTTTGAATCAACAAAGGACATCG ATATGCAATGCGGTTGCTATTGCTGGTTTTCTAAATGCTACTCTTATTATCCCGAATTTCCATTTCCACAGCATTTGGAAGGATCCAAG CAAATTCAGGGATATTTATGATGAAGAACACTTTGTAAAACGTCTACAGAATGATGTTCGAGTAGTTAACAAAGTGCCTGATTTTATAATGGAGCGTTTTGGTCACAATCTAAGCAATGTATTCAATTTCAAGATAAAGGCTTGGTCTTCTAGTAAATACTACAAAGATGTTGTTCTTCCGAAGTTAGTTGAAGAAAG ATTGATCCGAATTTCTCCTTTTGCAAACCGACTCTCATTCGATGCCCCACCTGTTGTTCAACGGTTGAGATGCTTGGTGAATTTTGAAGCTTTAAAATTTTCAAACCCAATTGCTACTCTATCGGAGACTTTAATTTCTCGAATGACAGAAAAAAGTGCTGAAAGCAATGGGAAATATATCGCAGTGCATCTTCGTTTTGAGGAG GATATGGTTGCCTTCTCATGTTGTGTATATGATGGTGgtgacgaggagaagaaggaaatggaTGTGGCCAGAGAAATAGGTTGGCGAGGGAAGTTTACAAAGAGAGGGAAGGTAATAAGGCCAGGAGTTATAAGAATGAACGGGAAATGTCCACTTACACCTTTGGAG GTTGGATTAATGCTTCGTGGGATGGGTTTCAGCAATAAGACTGCAATTTATTTGGCCTCTGGAAAGATATACAAATCAGAGAAAACCATGGCTCCTCTTCTTGAAATGTTTCCTCTTCTACAGACAAAAGAAACACTAGCATCAGATGAGGAACTTGCTCCATTTAAG AATTACTCCTCAAGGATGGCTGCACTAGACTATAGTGTTTGCACATATAGTGAAGTTTTTGTGACCACACAAGGTGGAAATTTCCCTCATTTTCTGATGGGACACAGAAGATACTTGTATGGTGGACATTCAAAGACAATTAAGCCAGACAAAAGAAGGCTGGCCATACTCTTTGATAATCCACGTATCGG ATGGAAGTCATTGAAACGTCACTTGCTCAACATGAGAGCACACAGTGATGCCAAAGGGGTCGAGATGAAAAGACCAAATGAATCGATATACACATTTCCATGTCCTGACTGCATGTGCCGCTTGAACAAAACAACGCATTCGAAACCCATACTACACACTAGATAG
- the LOC100037640 gene encoding fasciclin-like arabinogalactan protein 4 yields the protein MRGQGQISRRLVVLAAVAGLLLLAWAPGAAAVDVQAVLAPFPDLAGFARLLASSPVARELAGRSSLTLLAVPNADLPQSPSAFAAAAGADLADVLRYHVLLEYLSPADLRRLPAAGKLVTTLFQTTGRASADLGAVNVTAAGPGLGVVRSPAPFPGSNATVLGSVTSVPYNLSVLAVDGLIAPSGFDLAASESRPPAAVNITRVLADARGFNVAASMLEASGVAEEFEGDERGAGITVFVPTDDAFASLPAGDRLQSLPADRKAVVLRFHVLHSYYPLGSLESIVNPLQPTLATEYASQAGRFTLNITRSNGSVAIDTGVVQATITRTVFDQNPVAVFAVSKVLLPKEMFTRADSAAVVAAALAPPPAAASSMPPEPPESARTPPTKLSSPPALRGGARNGTAVSPPSSSAAKATATGRWCIALLYVLPALLPLV from the coding sequence ATGCGGGGGCAGGGGCAGATCTCCCGCCGGCTGGTCGTGCTTGCGGCGGTGGCCGGGCTGCTGCTGCTGGCGTGGGCGCCGGGTGCGGCTGCCGTGGACGTCCAGGCGGTGCTCGCCCCGTTCCCCGACCTCGCCGGCTTCGCGCGCCTGCTCGCGTCCAGTCCCGTGGCCCGCGAGCTGGCCGGGCGGTCCTCGCTGACGCTGCTCGCCGTGCCCAACGCCGACCTCCCCCAGTCGCCCTCGGCGTTCGCGGCCGCCGCGGGCGCCGACCTCGCCGACGTGCTCCGCTACCACGTCCTCCTCGAGTACCTCTCCCCCGCCGACCTCCGCCGCCTCCCGGCCGCCGGGAAGCTGGTCACCACGCTGTTCCAGACCACCGGCCGCGCCTCCGCCGACCTCGGCGCCGTCAACGTCACGGCCGCCGGGCcgggcctcggcgtcgtccgctcGCCCGCGCCCTTCCCCGGGTCCAACGCCACCGTGCTCGGCTCCGTCACCTCCGTGCCGTACAACCTGAGCGTGCTGGCCGTGGACGGCCTCATCGCGCCCTCCGGCTTCGACCTGGCGGCCTCCGAGTCCCGCCCCCCCGCCGCCGTCAACATCACCCGCGTCCTCGCCGACGCGCGCGGGTTCAACGTGGCGGCGTCCATGCTGGAGGCCTCCGGCGTGGCGGAGGAGTTCGAGGGCGACGAGCGCGGCGCCGGCATCACGGTGTTCGTCCCCACCGACGACGCCTTCGCCAGCCTCCCCGCCGGCGACCGGCTCCAGTCCCTCCCCGCCGACCGCAAGGCCGTGGTGCTCCGCTTCCACGTCCTCCATTCCTACTACCCGCTGGGGTCGCTGGAGTCGATCGTGAACCCGCTGCAGCCGACCCTGGCCACCGAGTACGCCAGCCAGGCCGGCCGCTTCACCCTCAACATCACCCGCTCCAACGGCTCCGTAGCCATCGACACCGGCGTCGTGCAGGCCACCATCACGCGCACCGTCTTCGACCAGAACCCCGTCGCCGTCTTCGCCGTCTCCAAGGTGCTGCTCCCAAAGGAGATGTTCACCAGGGCCGACtcggccgccgtcgtcgccgcggcCCTGGCGCCCCCGCCGGCGGCCGCCAGCTCgatgccgccggagccgcccgagaGCGCGCGGACGCCGCCGACGAAGCTGTCCTCGCCCCCCGCGCTGCGCGGCGGGGCCAGGAACGGCACCGCGGtttcgccgccgtcgtcgtcggcgGCAAAGGCAACGGCAACTGGGCGGTGGTGTATAGCATTGTTGTATGTACTACCAGCACTGCTGCCTCTGGTATGA